A single region of the Parasphingorhabdus litoris DSM 22379 genome encodes:
- a CDS encoding NAD+ synthase has product MTAKLTITLAQMTQAVGDLRGNADAMIAVYQSKPDSDLIVFPELQLIGYPPEDLVLKPAVVERAETELQRLADATQDSAPAMLVGSIFRENGHLYNGIALLEGGQIKEVRYKVELPNYGTFDEKRLFTSGPLPEPIDFRGCKIGLPICEDVWFPTVCEHLKAQGTEMLISVHGSPYEIEKDDRRLGQVATQRVRETQLPLLFLNRIGGQDEVVFDGASFVLNGDTSVMHQLPDWDEAIVDTHWSNEGEDWTCAPGEIHKLDDHPADIYNAMIVGLRDYVNANRFPGVILGLSGGIDSALSAAVAVDALGADRVWCVMMPSRFTSQESLDDAAGCAEMLGTRLDTISIVPAVEGFDAMLEGSFADEEVDITEENIQSRIRGVTLMAMSNKFGHMLLTTGNKSEMSVGYATIYGDMAGGYSVLKDAYKLTCFKLSEWRNRNKPSLGMGPDGPVMPDNIITKPPSAELREDQKDSDSLPDYEILDPLLHGLVEEELSVADLVERGFDRETVIRIEKLLYIAEYKRRQAPPGVKLGTRNFGRDRRYPITNAFRTI; this is encoded by the coding sequence ATGACAGCAAAGCTTACCATCACCCTTGCCCAGATGACCCAGGCGGTTGGCGATTTGCGCGGCAATGCCGACGCGATGATCGCCGTCTATCAATCTAAACCGGATAGCGACCTGATTGTCTTTCCGGAGCTGCAGCTGATTGGCTATCCGCCTGAAGACTTAGTGCTGAAACCGGCGGTCGTCGAACGTGCGGAAACAGAGTTGCAGCGATTGGCCGACGCGACACAGGATAGCGCGCCAGCCATGTTGGTAGGGTCCATTTTTCGTGAGAATGGCCATCTTTATAACGGCATTGCGCTGCTTGAAGGCGGCCAGATCAAAGAGGTCCGGTATAAGGTAGAGCTACCCAATTACGGCACGTTTGATGAAAAACGCCTGTTCACATCCGGGCCGCTGCCTGAACCGATAGACTTTCGCGGCTGCAAGATTGGCCTGCCAATTTGCGAGGACGTCTGGTTTCCGACCGTCTGTGAGCATCTGAAAGCACAGGGTACAGAAATGCTGATTTCCGTTCATGGTAGCCCTTATGAAATCGAGAAAGATGACCGGCGGCTGGGCCAAGTGGCAACGCAGCGAGTGCGGGAAACACAGCTGCCGCTGCTGTTCCTCAACCGCATCGGCGGTCAGGATGAAGTGGTTTTTGACGGAGCGAGCTTTGTCCTGAACGGCGACACCAGTGTGATGCATCAGCTCCCCGACTGGGACGAGGCAATTGTCGATACCCACTGGTCGAATGAGGGTGAGGACTGGACTTGCGCGCCCGGCGAGATCCACAAGCTCGATGATCATCCGGCCGATATTTATAACGCGATGATAGTTGGCTTACGCGACTATGTGAACGCCAACCGCTTTCCTGGCGTCATTCTTGGTTTGTCTGGCGGCATTGATAGTGCCCTGTCTGCGGCAGTGGCGGTTGACGCCTTGGGCGCGGATCGGGTGTGGTGCGTGATGATGCCGTCACGCTTCACCAGCCAAGAAAGTCTCGACGATGCGGCAGGCTGTGCCGAGATGCTTGGAACGAGGCTCGACACTATTTCAATTGTGCCGGCGGTCGAAGGTTTTGACGCCATGCTCGAAGGCAGTTTTGCCGATGAAGAAGTGGATATCACCGAAGAGAATATCCAGTCGCGCATCAGGGGTGTGACGCTGATGGCGATGAGCAACAAATTTGGCCATATGCTGCTGACCACCGGCAACAAGAGCGAGATGAGCGTCGGCTATGCGACTATCTATGGCGATATGGCGGGCGGCTATTCGGTGCTGAAAGATGCCTATAAGCTGACCTGTTTCAAGCTGTCGGAATGGCGCAATCGCAACAAGCCGTCGCTCGGTATGGGCCCGGACGGACCCGTAATGCCCGACAATATCATCACCAAACCGCCCAGCGCGGAGTTGCGGGAAGACCAGAAGGATAGCGACAGCTTGCCCGACTATGAAATCCTCGATCCCCTGCTCCACGGCCTGGTGGAGGAAGAATTGTCGGTTGCCGATCTGGTTGAACGCGGTTTTGATCGCGAAACCGTGATACGGATCGAGAAATTGCTTTATATAGCCGAATATAAGCGGCGTCAGGCCCCGCCCGGCGTCAAACTCGGCACAAGAAATTTTGGCCGCGATCGACGCTATCCCATTACCAATGCATTTAGGACGATATGA
- the gltX gene encoding glutamate--tRNA ligase — MTIKTRFAPSPTGHLHVGNIRTALHNWMFAKKQGGEFLLRLDDTDKERSKEEYVTAIRADLAWLGIHPDSEERQSARFDRYEERFEELKAAGRVYPAYETAQELDLKRKVQLGRGKPPTYDRAALDLTDAEITAFEDEGRKAHWRFKLDHDTPIEWTDLIRGDQHFEPGLLSDPVIRREDGSWLYMLPSTIDDMDMGITHVVRGEDHVANTAVQIQMFQAFGADTPEFAHEALLVGTEGKLSKRLGSLGVGGFRERNIEPQSIVALLARIGTSDPVEPIADVMTLVQTFDFSRFGRAPARFDDEELAQLNQKIVHLLDYEDVQDRLPDGMSAAAWDVVRPNLHDMGEIDAWWQVVTGPVTAPELSAEDQEFLNQARATLEGLSWSETIWKDWTGALKESTGRKGRPLFMPLRQALTGLDHGPDMGALLPLIGRESALARLQNISS; from the coding sequence ATGACCATTAAAACCCGCTTTGCACCCTCGCCCACCGGGCATCTTCATGTCGGCAATATTCGTACGGCGCTCCACAATTGGATGTTCGCCAAGAAACAGGGCGGCGAATTCCTGCTGCGGCTGGACGATACCGACAAGGAACGCTCGAAAGAGGAATATGTCACCGCCATTCGCGCCGATCTCGCATGGCTCGGCATCCATCCCGATAGCGAAGAGCGGCAGTCGGCGCGTTTCGATCGCTATGAAGAGCGATTTGAAGAACTGAAAGCGGCTGGCCGCGTCTATCCGGCCTATGAAACGGCGCAGGAGCTCGACTTGAAGCGCAAGGTGCAGCTTGGCCGCGGCAAACCACCAACATATGATCGGGCGGCGCTCGATTTGACGGATGCCGAGATCACCGCTTTTGAGGATGAGGGGCGAAAAGCCCATTGGCGCTTCAAGCTGGATCACGACACACCGATTGAGTGGACCGACCTGATCCGCGGTGACCAGCATTTTGAACCGGGCCTGCTGTCCGATCCGGTCATCCGCCGCGAAGATGGCAGCTGGCTTTATATGCTGCCATCAACCATCGATGATATGGATATGGGCATCACCCATGTCGTGCGCGGCGAGGATCATGTCGCGAATACCGCGGTCCAGATTCAGATGTTTCAGGCCTTTGGTGCCGACACACCGGAATTTGCCCATGAGGCGTTGTTGGTCGGGACCGAGGGCAAGCTTTCCAAGCGTTTGGGGTCCCTGGGTGTAGGCGGTTTTCGCGAGCGGAACATTGAGCCGCAATCGATTGTCGCGCTGCTTGCCCGTATCGGCACCAGCGACCCGGTGGAGCCGATTGCCGACGTTATGACGTTGGTGCAAACATTTGATTTTTCACGCTTTGGACGGGCGCCGGCGCGCTTTGACGACGAAGAACTGGCCCAACTGAACCAGAAGATCGTGCATCTGCTGGATTATGAAGATGTGCAGGATCGACTGCCTGATGGGATGTCTGCGGCGGCCTGGGACGTCGTCCGGCCCAATCTGCATGATATGGGCGAAATCGACGCCTGGTGGCAGGTGGTGACAGGTCCGGTAACCGCTCCCGAGCTATCCGCCGAAGATCAGGAATTCCTGAATCAGGCCCGCGCGACCCTGGAAGGCTTGTCCTGGTCAGAGACGATCTGGAAAGACTGGACCGGCGCGCTGAAGGAAAGCACCGGCCGCAAAGGCAGGCCATTGTTCATGCCGCTGCGTCAGGCGCTGACCGGATTGGATCACGGACCGGACATGGGCGCATTGCTTCCGCTCATTGGCCGTGAATCCGCCCTCGCACGGCTGCAAAACATCTCTTCATAA
- a CDS encoding energy transducer TonB codes for MSFTSTYAHKKPNYKGIGLTVGFHALLFAGAMALPAITAEIPFEGTILAVPIEVDKDPSPPVKAIDEPIVDTNPPPKSVTAVTPIVAPPVFNDPPTNSFADVDSGIDFSGLGDRVVIPVTPVEVIPDPVIADAKLNSRYSNQFQPPYPSGLLRMGEEGLITVRVLVGTDGRAKQIELVESPHEEFWTATKRHALKKWRFEPATTDGAAFESWITLKVRFEINS; via the coding sequence ATGAGCTTCACATCAACTTACGCACATAAAAAACCCAATTATAAAGGCATTGGCCTGACCGTGGGTTTTCACGCCCTCCTATTTGCCGGGGCCATGGCGCTTCCCGCAATAACCGCTGAGATCCCATTTGAAGGCACCATATTGGCGGTTCCCATAGAAGTTGATAAAGACCCAAGTCCGCCGGTTAAGGCGATTGATGAACCGATTGTTGACACCAATCCCCCTCCCAAATCCGTCACAGCGGTCACCCCTATAGTGGCGCCGCCAGTATTTAATGATCCGCCTACAAATAGTTTTGCAGATGTTGATAGCGGCATTGATTTCAGTGGATTGGGCGATCGCGTCGTCATTCCTGTTACGCCCGTAGAGGTCATCCCTGACCCGGTGATTGCAGATGCGAAACTGAACAGCCGCTATAGCAATCAGTTTCAGCCGCCTTATCCATCCGGCTTGTTGCGGATGGGTGAAGAGGGGCTGATCACCGTTCGCGTCCTGGTTGGAACCGACGGCCGGGCGAAGCAAATCGAGCTCGTTGAGAGCCCTCATGAAGAGTTTTGGACAGCAACGAAACGCCACGCGCTGAAGAAATGGCGCTTTGAACCAGCCACCACAGATGGTGCTGCTTTTGAAAGCTGGATCACACTTAAAGTGCGTTTTGAGATAAACAGCTAA
- the ribD gene encoding bifunctional diaminohydroxyphosphoribosylaminopyrimidine deaminase/5-amino-6-(5-phosphoribosylamino)uracil reductase RibD, which translates to MAKRDARFMAMAIALSERGRGRTGGNPNVGCIIVKGGIIVGRGWTQPGGRPHAEAMALAQAGKAAKGADIYVTMEPCAHKSERGPTCADLVKDAAPARVIVATLDIDERTRRHGIDRLGDAGVSVSVGLLEQQAHRAMAGFFTRMEKGRPHVTLKLAMSLDGCIAMADGTSKWITGDRARAHAHLERARCDAILVGAGTVAADNPSLDVRLTGLEKRSPIPIVLGKAEIQDHWQEIAEPEAIAGLDNINWLLIEGGSATAASFLKANLVDRLLLYRAPILIGGGLQGIGDIGLGSLDAAHGQWTRLDRRDLGQDMLEIYERAA; encoded by the coding sequence ATGGCGAAAAGAGATGCACGCTTTATGGCAATGGCCATTGCCTTGTCCGAACGTGGACGCGGACGAACCGGCGGCAATCCCAATGTCGGCTGCATCATCGTCAAAGGCGGGATCATTGTAGGGCGCGGCTGGACCCAGCCAGGTGGCCGCCCGCATGCTGAAGCCATGGCCCTCGCACAAGCGGGCAAGGCGGCAAAAGGAGCAGATATCTATGTGACGATGGAGCCTTGCGCACATAAGAGCGAGCGCGGCCCGACTTGCGCTGATCTGGTAAAGGACGCCGCGCCTGCGCGGGTGATCGTCGCGACGCTGGACATAGACGAGCGTACGCGAAGACATGGTATCGATCGCTTGGGTGATGCGGGTGTCTCTGTATCGGTTGGACTTTTGGAACAACAAGCGCATCGCGCAATGGCAGGCTTTTTCACGCGCATGGAGAAAGGCCGCCCGCACGTTACCTTGAAACTCGCAATGTCACTGGATGGATGTATTGCGATGGCCGATGGCACCAGCAAGTGGATTACCGGGGATCGTGCACGCGCGCATGCCCATCTCGAGCGCGCGCGCTGTGATGCCATTTTGGTGGGAGCTGGCACAGTGGCCGCAGACAATCCGAGTCTGGACGTTCGTCTGACGGGGCTGGAAAAGCGTTCCCCGATCCCGATAGTATTGGGCAAAGCTGAAATTCAGGACCATTGGCAGGAAATTGCCGAGCCAGAAGCGATTGCTGGACTGGACAATATAAATTGGCTGTTGATCGAAGGTGGGTCAGCAACGGCAGCTTCTTTCTTGAAAGCTAATCTTGTCGATCGGTTGCTGCTTTATCGAGCGCCGATCCTTATTGGCGGTGGTTTGCAGGGCATAGGCGATATTGGCTTGGGCAGTCTTGACGCCGCACATGGTCAATGGACACGGCTGGATCGCCGTGACCTGGGTCAGGATATGCTTGAGATATATGAACGCGCCGCCTAA
- a CDS encoding riboflavin synthase gives MFTGIVSDIGTITKVEERGDLRLIISCHYDMSSVDIGASIACSGACLTVVDKGSDWFAVDISAESISKTAKSMWEEGNKLNLERALKVGDELGGHIVTGHVDAVGDVVSVETEGDSHPVRIHAPAEIAPYLAPKGSITVDGISLTVNTVDDQADGSAIFGLNIIPHTASVTTFADLEAGNQVNLEIDILARYLSRMEKLRAVKA, from the coding sequence ATGTTCACAGGCATAGTTTCTGATATCGGCACAATCACTAAAGTAGAAGAGCGCGGCGACTTGCGGCTCATCATATCCTGTCATTATGACATGAGCAGCGTTGATATTGGTGCATCCATCGCTTGTTCCGGTGCTTGCTTGACCGTTGTCGACAAAGGATCAGACTGGTTTGCGGTCGATATTTCCGCCGAAAGCATATCGAAAACTGCGAAATCCATGTGGGAAGAAGGCAATAAGCTCAATCTCGAACGGGCGCTGAAAGTCGGTGATGAGCTTGGCGGTCATATAGTCACGGGTCATGTCGATGCGGTGGGTGATGTTGTGTCGGTCGAAACCGAAGGCGATTCGCACCCGGTTCGTATCCACGCACCAGCCGAAATTGCGCCCTATTTGGCACCAAAAGGATCGATCACAGTCGATGGCATTTCGCTCACCGTTAATACGGTTGATGACCAGGCGGATGGCAGCGCTATATTCGGGCTGAATATCATTCCGCATACCGCCAGCGTTACGACGTTCGCTGACCTCGAAGCCGGTAATCAGGTCAATCTGGAGATTGATATATTGGCGCGCTATCTCTCTCGTATGGAAAAATTGCGCGCCGTTAAGGCTTAG
- a CDS encoding DUF1134 domain-containing protein, with the protein MSVKKSNRETLGRKLLGLFAVAALACSPTLSPAFAQVETIDPNDAIDADLDTPDYDGNFEEPAAEQNTSVSTDIDSDLDQPEQVDGSTTYDNIENSSTVTNDSFDQNSIDENGNVIANVDDATTYQDDDLIGAAEGVFGKGAKGLAKVIEDILKKQGRPNAYIAGREASGAFVVGLRYGSGKLHHKIEGERPVYWTGPSIGFDVGGNAANSFVLVYNLYDTEDLYQRFPAGEGAAYFVGGFHVSYLRSGDKVLIPVRLGAGLRLGANVGYMKFSKKQRWLPF; encoded by the coding sequence ATGTCTGTGAAAAAATCTAACCGTGAGACTCTCGGCAGGAAACTGCTTGGTCTTTTCGCTGTGGCCGCGTTGGCCTGTTCGCCAACCCTGTCTCCCGCATTTGCGCAGGTTGAGACGATTGATCCCAATGACGCAATCGATGCGGATCTGGACACGCCTGATTATGATGGGAATTTCGAGGAACCAGCGGCTGAGCAAAACACGTCTGTGAGCACGGACATAGACAGTGATCTTGACCAGCCAGAACAGGTTGATGGTAGCACGACCTATGACAATATCGAGAATAGCAGCACTGTAACCAACGACAGTTTTGATCAAAACAGCATCGACGAAAATGGTAACGTGATTGCCAATGTGGACGATGCGACGACCTATCAGGACGACGATCTTATCGGTGCGGCCGAGGGCGTTTTTGGTAAAGGGGCAAAAGGCCTGGCTAAGGTCATCGAAGACATATTGAAGAAACAGGGGCGGCCCAATGCCTATATAGCCGGGCGTGAAGCCTCTGGTGCATTTGTTGTGGGTCTACGTTATGGTTCCGGCAAGTTGCACCACAAAATCGAAGGTGAACGGCCGGTTTACTGGACTGGCCCATCCATCGGCTTTGACGTGGGCGGCAATGCAGCAAACAGCTTTGTTCTGGTCTACAATCTCTACGACACCGAAGACTTATACCAGCGCTTTCCTGCGGGGGAGGGCGCAGCCTATTTTGTTGGCGGCTTTCATGTCAGCTATCTGCGCAGCGGTGACAAGGTGCTTATCCCGGTCCGATTGGGAGCAGGCCTACGGCTTGGCGCAAATGTGGGTTATATGAAGTTCAGCAAAAAACAGAGATGGCTGCCGTTCTAA
- a CDS encoding Arm DNA-binding domain-containing protein, with the protein MKGRWRLRTSINGRRRDIGLGSLSLVSLAEASESAYLMRKDIHNGLDPIAERKKRSLSFRPLGTLRNRSMPSVVSPGRAASTKSNG; encoded by the coding sequence ATGAAGGGCCGTTGGAGGCTACGAACATCTATTAATGGGCGAAGACGCGATATAGGGCTCGGCTCACTCAGCCTCGTATCATTAGCAGAAGCGAGCGAATCGGCCTATCTCATGCGCAAAGACATCCACAACGGCCTTGATCCGATTGCCGAGCGTAAAAAGCGAAGTTTGTCATTCCGACCTTTAGGGACGCTGCGAAACAGGTCCATGCCGAGCGTCGTGTCGCCTGGAAGAGCGGCAAGCACCAAAAGCAATGGATGA
- a CDS encoding tyrosine-type recombinase/integrase: MPTFRDAAKQVHAERRVAWKSGKHQKQWMTTLEKHVFPKISDRLVNDIEGPVIRDVLVPIWLTKPETARRVKQRIGVVLDWAYANGLRASEAPLRSVGRGLPKQPKRDNHFAAMPYEDVPEFVKYLRTKENVSRLALEFLILTATCSGEVRGATMNEIDRCNRLWTIPAERMKMAKAHTIPLTASALDVLERVRPYFAPHFVIGLLSKPTTPVRLLKPRWPIASRIR, translated from the coding sequence ATTCCGACCTTTAGGGACGCTGCGAAACAGGTCCATGCCGAGCGTCGTGTCGCCTGGAAGAGCGGCAAGCACCAAAAGCAATGGATGACGACGCTCGAAAAGCATGTTTTTCCCAAAATCAGCGATCGGCTAGTCAATGATATTGAAGGACCGGTCATACGGGATGTACTGGTCCCGATATGGCTGACAAAACCGGAAACAGCGCGAAGGGTAAAACAGCGGATCGGAGTTGTCCTCGACTGGGCCTATGCCAATGGTCTGCGTGCCTCTGAAGCCCCTCTCCGTTCAGTAGGGCGCGGTTTGCCCAAACAACCCAAGAGGGATAACCATTTTGCTGCAATGCCTTATGAGGACGTACCGGAGTTCGTAAAATATCTGCGCACCAAGGAAAATGTGAGCCGCCTGGCATTGGAGTTCCTGATTCTCACGGCCACCTGTTCCGGCGAAGTACGCGGCGCCACGATGAACGAGATCGACCGCTGCAACCGACTGTGGACAATCCCAGCCGAACGCATGAAAATGGCTAAGGCGCACACAATCCCGCTGACAGCGAGCGCGCTAGATGTTCTGGAACGCGTACGGCCTTATTTCGCTCCTCATTTCGTGATTGGGTTGCTGAGCAAACCAACTACCCCGGTGAGGTTGCTGAAGCCGCGCTGGCCCATAGCATCGCGAATAAGGTAG
- the wecC gene encoding UDP-N-acetyl-D-mannosamine dehydrogenase, producing MLSDEKPSVCVLGLGYIGLPTAAVIARSGCPVLGIDVTAHVVDTINNGKIHIEEVDLDGLVQGVVSRGTLRASLQVEAADVFVIAVPTPFGDNHVPDTSYVMDAATNVAVALKAGDTIILESTSPVGTTEKMRDLIAKLRPDLKIPGLTNDIPDVAIAYCPERVLPGRILEELTNNDRCIGGITPRCARKALNFYRRFVRGECVTTNARAAEMTKLVENSYRDVNIAFANELSIVSDEMDLDVWEVIRLANRHPRVNILQPGPGVGGHCIAVDPWFIVHGAPDHTPLIRIAREVNDSKTGHVLEQASLMIDELPGVSIACFGLAFKANIDDFRESPALKIAAKLARRYGGRIKIVEPYADALPAAFEGTGAELIDIDEALESCAVMITLTDHDMFKSIPLDERAGKVVYDTRGIWPDQPDNLQAASKLRLAS from the coding sequence ATGCTTTCCGACGAGAAACCTTCCGTTTGCGTGCTGGGCCTTGGCTATATCGGCCTGCCGACCGCCGCCGTCATCGCGCGGTCAGGATGCCCGGTTCTTGGCATAGATGTGACGGCGCATGTTGTTGACACGATCAATAATGGTAAAATCCATATCGAAGAAGTGGACCTGGATGGCCTGGTGCAAGGCGTGGTGTCGCGCGGTACCTTGCGAGCCTCGCTGCAGGTTGAGGCGGCCGACGTTTTTGTTATCGCGGTTCCAACGCCTTTTGGCGATAATCATGTGCCCGATACCAGCTATGTTATGGACGCTGCCACAAATGTTGCGGTGGCTTTAAAAGCGGGTGATACGATCATATTGGAATCCACATCTCCTGTCGGAACAACCGAAAAGATGCGGGATTTGATCGCAAAACTCCGACCTGATCTCAAGATACCGGGCCTGACGAATGACATACCGGATGTCGCGATTGCCTATTGTCCGGAACGGGTTTTGCCGGGCAGAATATTGGAGGAACTGACCAATAATGATCGCTGTATTGGCGGCATTACACCGCGCTGCGCCCGGAAAGCGCTGAATTTTTATCGCCGCTTTGTCCGCGGAGAATGCGTCACCACAAACGCGCGCGCCGCGGAAATGACCAAGCTGGTCGAAAATAGCTATCGTGACGTGAATATCGCCTTTGCCAACGAGCTTTCCATCGTGTCTGATGAGATGGATCTGGACGTCTGGGAGGTTATCCGCCTCGCCAATCGCCATCCGCGGGTGAATATATTGCAGCCTGGCCCCGGCGTCGGCGGGCATTGTATTGCCGTCGATCCCTGGTTCATTGTCCATGGCGCGCCCGATCATACGCCGCTGATCCGTATCGCGCGCGAAGTGAATGATAGCAAAACCGGCCATGTTCTTGAGCAGGCATCGTTGATGATCGACGAATTGCCCGGCGTCTCTATTGCCTGTTTCGGATTAGCATTCAAAGCCAATATCGATGATTTCCGCGAAAGCCCGGCGTTAAAGATCGCCGCCAAGCTCGCACGGCGTTATGGCGGACGGATCAAGATTGTCGAGCCTTATGCCGACGCACTACCGGCTGCGTTTGAAGGGACGGGCGCGGAGTTGATCGATATTGACGAGGCTCTGGAAAGCTGTGCTGTGATGATCACGCTCACCGATCACGATATGTTCAAATCCATTCCTCTGGACGAGCGGGCGGGCAAAGTTGTGTACGATACGCGTGGAATTTGGCCAGACCAGCCAGATAACCTACAGGCGGCCAGTAAGCTGCGGCTTGCAAGCTAA
- the wecB gene encoding non-hydrolyzing UDP-N-acetylglucosamine 2-epimerase, whose translation METLPSSLPKVVTIFGTRPEAIKLFPVVRALSKRSALQNISCVTAQHRQMLDQVLDIADIVPDHDLDLMRADQSLDELTGRLLAGIGQTLDEIGPQRVVVQGDTATAMCGALAAYYRKIPVSHVEAGLRSYNIYHPWPEEVNRKIIGTIADQHFAPTETSAKALLKENVPEDQISVTGNTVIDALLTTVQKSRKTELLDQRLKSLFERFSDKKIIGVTSHRRENFGDGLTNIASALREIAGRDDVALIFPVHLNPNVRAIMNDALGGLSNVAMIEPLDYPNFVALLDACTFMLTDSGGVQEEAPALGKPVLVMRGTTERPEGVEAGTAKLVGTNKDLIVKEAYELLDNTRYYDAMAKAHNPFGDGQASERIADIIEQSLVS comes from the coding sequence ATGGAAACCCTCCCATCATCGCTGCCTAAAGTCGTTACGATTTTCGGAACAAGACCGGAAGCTATTAAGCTTTTTCCGGTCGTTCGTGCCTTGTCAAAGCGCAGCGCTTTGCAAAATATCAGCTGCGTCACCGCTCAGCATCGCCAAATGCTCGATCAGGTGCTGGATATTGCCGATATCGTACCCGATCACGATCTCGACTTGATGCGCGCAGATCAAAGCCTGGATGAACTCACCGGTCGCCTACTCGCAGGCATTGGTCAAACGCTGGATGAGATCGGACCGCAGCGTGTGGTGGTGCAGGGCGATACGGCAACAGCAATGTGCGGAGCGCTCGCGGCTTATTATCGGAAAATTCCCGTCAGCCATGTTGAGGCGGGCTTGCGCAGCTATAATATCTATCATCCCTGGCCCGAAGAGGTGAACCGCAAGATTATTGGCACTATTGCCGATCAACATTTTGCACCGACGGAGACTTCAGCCAAGGCGCTGCTTAAGGAAAACGTGCCAGAGGATCAGATCAGCGTTACTGGCAACACGGTGATTGATGCATTATTGACCACGGTTCAAAAAAGCCGGAAAACAGAGCTTCTGGATCAGCGCCTAAAAAGCCTGTTTGAGAGGTTTTCGGACAAAAAAATTATCGGCGTGACCAGTCATAGGCGAGAGAATTTTGGCGATGGATTGACCAATATCGCATCTGCACTACGCGAAATCGCAGGCAGGGACGATGTCGCCCTGATTTTTCCGGTCCATCTTAATCCCAATGTACGGGCCATCATGAATGATGCGCTGGGCGGTCTGAGCAATGTTGCCATGATCGAACCGCTTGATTATCCCAATTTTGTGGCCCTTTTAGATGCTTGCACGTTTATGCTGACCGATAGCGGAGGCGTACAGGAAGAGGCTCCGGCACTAGGGAAGCCGGTGCTGGTGATGCGCGGTACTACCGAGCGTCCGGAGGGCGTTGAAGCGGGTACCGCCAAGCTGGTAGGAACCAACAAAGATCTGATCGTGAAAGAGGCGTACGAGTTGCTCGATAACACGCGATATTATGATGCAATGGCAAAGGCCCATAATCCCTTCGGAGATGGCCAGGCCAGCGAGCGGATTGCCGATATAATCGAGCAAAGCCTCGTGTCATGA
- a CDS encoding nucleoside-diphosphate sugar epimerase/dehydratase yields the protein MRSEPAKRLRGYVDDDRRLHGQKLDGDKVFWSSDLPDIIDKYAVTHILLARFRKSLARSAGLLWTRFSSLRSTSRPCQT from the coding sequence ATGCGGTCTGAGCCCGCTAAGCGGTTGCGCGGCTATGTGGATGATGACCGGCGGCTCCACGGACAAAAGCTGGATGGTGACAAGGTGTTCTGGAGCAGCGATTTACCAGACATCATCGATAAATATGCCGTGACGCATATCTTGCTGGCGCGCTTCCGAAAATCTCTCGCAAGAAGCGCCGGGCTATTGTGGACCAGATTCAGCAGTTTAAGGTCCACGTCCAGACCCTGCCAAACATGA
- a CDS encoding helix-turn-helix transcriptional regulator — protein MDKRDRIVRLKTVLDRTGLSRSTVYRKIGDGTFPRQIPISINGAGWRESEINRWFANPPAYRADENAAG, from the coding sequence ATCGATAAAAGAGACAGAATTGTTCGCCTCAAAACCGTGCTGGACAGAACCGGCCTCAGCCGCTCGACAGTCTATCGCAAAATCGGAGACGGTACTTTTCCACGTCAAATTCCAATCAGCATAAATGGCGCAGGCTGGCGCGAATCTGAAATCAACCGATGGTTTGCAAACCCGCCTGCTTATCGTGCTGACGAAAACGCAGCTGGATAG
- a CDS encoding conjugal transfer protein TraD, protein MRKPRDIDAELQALSDKAKLLKARKVQQLGELVIATQADRLDADILAGVLLTAVQNKDASQQEA, encoded by the coding sequence ATGCGCAAACCACGCGATATTGATGCAGAACTGCAAGCGCTGTCCGACAAGGCAAAGCTGCTAAAGGCGCGCAAGGTCCAGCAGCTTGGCGAGCTGGTCATTGCTACGCAGGCCGACAGGCTGGATGCGGACATACTGGCGGGCGTACTGCTCACCGCCGTTCAAAACAAGGACGCCAGCCAGCAGGAGGCGTAG